In uncultured Methanobrevibacter sp., a genomic segment contains:
- a CDS encoding sugar O-acetyltransferase, which produces MQSELEKLKAGLDYCYDDPEVEALKNNAIINCRKYNSIDDLDKQKQYKFLKFMLGSVGEDVCIEKRFNCDNGKNIYIGSHFLANYNLTILDVVDVKIGNYVLIGPNTLITTVGHPISPKGRRNKIGTTAPITIGDDVWIGGNVTILPGVTIGNNVVIGAGAVVSKDIPDNSLAVGVPARVIKEIKNDLYGI; this is translated from the coding sequence TTGCAAAGTGAACTTGAAAAATTAAAAGCAGGATTGGATTATTGTTATGATGATCCTGAAGTAGAAGCACTAAAAAATAATGCAATAATAAACTGTAGAAAATATAATTCAATTGATGATTTAGATAAACAAAAACAGTATAAATTTTTAAAATTCATGTTAGGCTCTGTTGGAGAAGATGTTTGTATTGAAAAGAGATTTAACTGTGATAATGGAAAAAATATTTATATTGGATCTCATTTTTTAGCTAATTATAATTTAACAATTCTTGATGTTGTTGATGTTAAAATTGGAAATTATGTTTTAATAGGACCAAATACATTAATAACTACTGTAGGTCACCCTATATCTCCTAAAGGTAGGAGAAATAAAATTGGAACAACTGCTCCAATTACTATTGGGGATGATGTATGGATTGGAGGTAATGTAACAATTTTACCTGGAGTAACAATAGGTAATAATGTTGTTATTGGTGCTGGAGCTGTAGTCAGTAAAGATATTCCAGATAATTCATTAGCTGTAGGTGTTCCAGCAAGAGTTATAAAAGAAATTAAAAATGATTTATATGGCATATGA